DNA from Palaemon carinicauda isolate YSFRI2023 chromosome 26, ASM3689809v2, whole genome shotgun sequence:
cgtctgaattttgcgaagactgggggtcccgtcgtcttgatatggtgataaataccgtgcttggcaggaaccgtgggcgtttggcgaagttctggacggaaaacttccgggtacgacgtgaggaggtgggcgtaggcatccgtgggtgcgctaatgtgacgagccgagagaggagttgtgaactcaaaggcgggatgcaatcaactgagtttattaaggaacactcttctttatatactaaacctcaaggcaacaggacatgacctgttcgagagacagacaatgttacagagcaaaacggagacatgatcattcaggttctttttagtgcgagggaagagcgcagatacaagcataatatatacaaaataattatgtacaattgtgtgccacacggttggttgaccacaaatagatcttaggccatggtcgactccattaacctttggccaAGATCAGAATTCTCCGATTGCTCTGGTTATGTATACAAATGAAAATTGACCTTAGGATAATTgtgattttaattttcatacatatatatatatatatatatatatatatatatatatatatatatatacacacacacatatatatatatatatatatatatatatatatatatatatatatatattaaagtgtaaaatccacaggaaaaagGGAAGGAaaggaccaggtaccaagcgctttcgtgtattacgcacacttctttgtaccctgaagaagtgtatgtaatacacgaaagcgcttggtacctggttttTTCCATCcccgtttcctgtggattttacactttaatatccgTCACCTGCAGTTTTGTGATTGAtaagtgatatacatatatatatatatatatatatatatttttttttttttttggtaaagctaTTGACCGCATCAAACcaagttaatatgataaaattaacTCCAACGTACTGAAAGTGCATTAACAACTCTTACATAATTATTTGTATTACTACATAGAACGATCTGGATTTGTGATTGCATTGACTGGCATAACACCTGAACATACGCCacctaaagcgatgtcaggcagggcaaccGATCGGGACTATACGGTCTACCCTAAAGGCAAAGCAAATTCCTtccaaaatggagaaaaaaaaaacacgttaatagaaatATTGTTTCTTTTTCTATTGCGAGAAGAAAGCCAAGTGCAAGTTCGCTTTGTTTCAATAACAATCGTAGCTAGAAACGATATTGTTTTCTCAGTTTCATATTACAACGCAGTGCGGTAATTAGGCGCTAGTCACCAACCTCCATTATACACGCATGTTGATATTATCAGGAAGGCCATACTGTATAAACAGTCGTAGTCGTTTGCTGTCGCTAACCAACAGAGGCTTTGTTTTCCAACTAGCTGCTCTTTCGTCATGCACGGCCAATTGTTTACAGATGAATGTTTTGGTTTTGATTGGTGAAGTGGTTCTCAAGGAAACTCCCTGATGCTTTATTCATAGATTCTTGTCTTTATTTCcaaaatgttttagaaaaaaaaaatgcttatttaatgaagaaattaaattcGGGGTTTtgtgatatatcattattattattattattattttcattgttattattattattattattattattattattattatcattattattattgtttttgttgctattattattattattattattattattgttattattattattattagtcaagctacaaccctacttggaaaaacagttgctataaacccaatggcttcaacagggaaaaatagcccaatgagcaaGGGAAGTAAGATAAACTAAAGGAttagtaatgaataatatatatgaaatattctaagatcactaacaacgttaaatagatctatcatatagaaattatgaagagagacataGTGGGAATTGTAGAGAAACTCTCTTGTAGGATAGTAGattaccagggcaccagccaccctttaagatactacagctggccagacagtactacaatggatccttctctctggatacggctcattttccttttgcctgcacatacaccgaatagtctggcctattctttacatattctcctctgccctcatatatCTGatagcactgaaattaccaaacgatTATTCCTCTCTCaaagggctaactactgcaatgtagttgttcagtggctactttcctcttggtaagggtagaggagactctttagctatggtaagcaattcttctacgagaaggatactccaaaatcaaaccattgttctctgatcttatatagtgccatagcctctgttgcattgtctttcactgtcttggggtagagttctcttgcttgaaggtacactcggcacactattctatcttatttctcttgttcttgtttttttttaaatgttcatagtttatatatgaaatattaattttaatgttgttacagttcataaattattttgattgttaattacttttcttgtagtttccttatttctttataggtagtaggttggccagggcgccagccaaaAGTTtgtaatactaccgctagaaagttatagggtcctttgactggccagacagcattacattggatccttctctctgattacggtttattttctttttgcctacacatacaccgaatagtctagcctattctttacatattttgctctgtcctcatacacctgacaacaccaaaaattattcttcacccatggattactgcactgtaattgtccaatggctactttcctcttggtaagggtagtagagactctttagctatggtaagcagctcttctagacgatggacactccaaaatcaaaccattgttctctagtcttgggtagtgacatagcctctgtgccatggtcttccactgtcttgggttagagttctcttacttgagggtacacccaggcacactattctatcttatttttcttcccattgtttcgttaaagtttttaaagtttatatagaagatatctatttcaatgtagttactcttaatatactttatttttccctgttcttttcctcactgagctatttttccctgttggagcccctggtcttatagcatcctgcttttccaactagggttgtagctcagcaagtaatagtaataatgataatttcctttccttactgggctattttccctgtaagaccttgggcttatagcatcctgcttttccagtcatggttgtagcttagcaagtaataataataataataataataataataataatatagggcgAAGGAAATACAGATATAGAGAAATTCtctaaatatgtaaaaaatagttaTTGTAAGTTGATGGAAGAGGTGCCAAATTTTTTATAAGATAGAAAGAATTTAGTATGATCAGTTAGCGAAGAATTTATACCTCAGTGGTAGACGGGGATATCTAGATAGGGTTATTTAGTCTTGCATTTGCTTAGTAGCAAATCGATCCccgtgagtttaagcagtttactaGGGAGATCTAGAAAGTGTTATTTAGCCTCCTGACTAGtagagtggtaacatgttcgccttgcATTCACCTAGCAGCAGATCCATCCCCacccgggacagtgagtttaagctgtttacttggaagGCCaatgctgtggttaggcaccatagTTAGGGCTTGGGCTTGCcgcgctgacgttctggtgagcatctattctgatgaaaccaggcacctttacttTAGATACAGCACAAGACACATTGGATGCGCTAGTATAGGTCAGATATAGGCGAGTGGTGCAATCTTAGTTGTGGGACTCAACGTACTGCTGAAAAACACTGTATTACTGAATATAAAGTTCATCTAACCTTCAATAGTTACGATGGGAATGTAGCAGTGATTATATTTTATTCTGTTGATATTTTATGTTTGAGGAAACGGCTtgatattgaaagaaaatatatgtatttatagacacacacatgcatacatatgtatgtatacatatataaacgtacatatatatataaatatatgtatatatatatatatataatatatatgtgtgtatatatatatatatatatatatatatatatatatatatatatacatatgtacattatacatacacacatatatatatatatgtatatatatatatatatatatatatatatatatatataatgtacatatatatagatgtacatataaatatatatatatgtatatatatatacatgtatgtatatatatacatatatatatatatatatatatatatatataaatgtacatatatatatgtatgtatatatatatatatatatatatatatatatatatatatatatatatatatatatatatatatcactatcatcaccggttactagtgcactgcagaacaaaggcctcagacatgtccttccacttgtatctTTATATGGACTTTTTATGATAGTCCACACCCGCataattttcatagtatatacatatgtatgtatgactatatatatatatatatatatatatatatacacacactcatatatatatatatatatatatatatatacacacacacacacacacacacatatatatatatatatatatatgtatatatatatatatatatatatatatatatatatatgtgtgtatgtgtgtgagtgtgtatatatatgtatgtatgtatgtatgtatatgtatcatagAATCataaatatgtacttatatatatatatatatatatatatatatatatatatatatatatatatatatatatatatatatatatatatacttaatttgcATATAGACTATGCTTTATTTTGCTATATCAAAGTGTACGATCAATAATTTGAAGGTAAAATAAAAAGATAGTTTGCACATACGATAAATGTATTTATGAAATCCATGACACTAATGAATAAGATTACGAGGaatcagaagaaaaaataaatattaatatcaataatgactATGACATTCTACAATTGACCCTACTGAAATGAACACAGTTCAGTTTTCCCTCAtccttaatgtttttattttccccTCCCTCTTTTGCTTTACTTCTCTTCTTCtcctacttcatcatcatcatcatcatcatcatcatcatcatcatcatcatcttcatcataatcctcttcttcttcttctccctcttcttcttcttctacttcttcttcgtcGTCCTCAATAGAGTCTTCCTCCAATATGTCTTCTTCACTAGTATCAGTGCTATTGGATGTCTCCATAGCATCCCTGAAAGAAGAAATaagatgtatacaatatatatgacataaaatattacttttttacgttgttattagtttatataggacatatctgttttgacgttgttactgtttttagaatgatatattgttaatttattctcatcatttatttatttccctatttcctttcctcactgggctatttttccctattggagcccttgggcttatagcatcttgctttttccaactagggttgtagcttggttagtaattataataataataaaaatatatctgtttaatgacatcggtgttactatatggacatgagtcatggtatgacaatgaaacaatctcgaatagatttagtagatttgagaacaaagccctcagaaggatatagggagttgaatggcagtacaggattagaaatgaaactataagaaagattactcgagtgctacatgtggatgagatcatgatgaggggtagatggagatggtttggtcatgcacttcgcactccccaagagagattagttcaccaaacgttcagcttggcttcacaagggactagaagagctggaagacccaggcctacaaggctgaggattatgaagcacgaagtaggagatgatgaatggagaaatattgaattaaaagctcaagatagagacgactggcgaaatctaaccaaggcccttggcgtcaataggcgttgttggagatgatgatgatgatgaaaatattactCATCAGTCAAAAAACTGAACGGAAAATTTACAGCGCTTTACTTTGTACcctaatacacgaaagcgcttggtaactGGTCTTTCACTTtaagggtttgaaggtttaaaggccaatcatgaagggcagaggcaagggacagtaacattgccctatcaagcagaacaatgtcctggagactgaccagatatacatatgatcagcgtctaagcaccctctccacccaagctaggaccaaggagggccatgcaatggctgctgatgactcagcagatagatctataggctcccctaaatccctcatccttagctcacaaggatggtgaggttgcagcgaccaaagaaacaacgaACCATAGTTTAGCAttcactagtcaaggacgttactgcatcggccaccacaacccttccagtgtattttacattatatatatatatatatatatatatatatatatatatatatatatatattatatatacataatatataatccctctttgagtggggataccttaacgtggtgcttAGGTTTCTGCATCGCTATGAAcaacaaagctgtaatagtcagggctatccatactaggttggtttgttgtgagcgatcacacCAAAGTCTCCGAAcctaatccgcagtggtcagcgtggtgatgaaaactgtccaaatcacagacatgaatgaggacatgtcttaggcctttgtcctgcagtgtactagaaacggctgggtttgctgttgttgttgttttgtaatatacaaaaattatgtaatatatagtgAATTAAAAATTTCCAATcaagataataaaaatagaaaattttatagcAAGGTGCCATAGATCGAATATATCCGTTTAATACATTTTCATTGTTACAATGAAAAAGAtaattaattaacccttttaccactaggctatttggaaatttccagcccttaacccccaggggttatttttttcaagcacattttgcagtatattttttttttaaatttgctctaacaaccttaatagagaggtcaggttggtctcattctcttggaaaattatcaaaaacatgcaaataaaaatttaaatagcagttttttgcaaggacgtaccggtacgtccacgtgggtaaagggatgagttttgtgaaacgtaccagtacgtcctttgggggtaaaagggttaaattgtgCACTAATTTTCTTGGACAATGGGAAGCTTTTCAAGTAAAGCTCTGATATCTGTTCATTCACGTATAACCACAAAGAAAGGCAAAACTATTTAGGACAGACATTGAGAAAtttcaaactcttgtttctgatcTCACAAGTTTTATACAACTGTTCTAATCTTCGATACGATTCATTATAGTATGATATTGTAAAGTCGATTGGAAGGAGTAATATATCCTTAAGTAACCCAGACTCAATGTAACCAAGAAAAGTAGGTTGAAAAAGGTTAGGAAGCCACAACCAGCAACTGGGATATCTGTGGAAGTATTGGGACTGTTCATGATTTGgagagttttttatttatttgaagatTTCAAAAGGTTTTTCGTTAATCAAGAGTAGGATATTGGAGTAGCCTATTGGTAATGTCCCTGCCTGACAGCATGTTGGGCGGGAGTTCTAGTCAAGCTCAAGGGTGATACTTttcagtagtgtctgcaacctctccatccttgggAGCTAGAGATGGAAGGGGTTTCGAGGAGCAATTGCTTAGCCCTCCCTGATACTAGCTGGATTGAGAAGAGGCTTGGTCGCTGAAGCTATAGATCTAACTGCCGAGTTAGTAAAAGGCattccctagccctccctggtcttagcttgattaAGGAAAAGCTTGGGGGCTGAACCTACAGgtgtatttgctgagtcatcagtagccactgcctggcctttccTGCTCCTAGCTTGattgagaggaggcttgggtgctgaacctataggtctatctgcttagtcatcatcaggcactgcctggccctcgctggtcctagcttgattgggaggaggcttgggcgctgatcatatgtctatatgctcagtctctaggccATCCTtctgcccttgcctctgccattcatgaacgacctaaaACCTAACTGACACTATTCGAGGTCAATTCACTTACCTCTTGTGGACGGCGTGGCCTTTAGCAATTTCTGGGGCCTTAGCCTTCTCGTTTGACCAAAACCAGGCTGACGAGATGCCAACCAGGGCGAAGAGAAGGATTGTTACCATGGTGATCCTGTGGATTAGGGGAAAAAAGGAAGAATATGTTAGTGTTGAATAAAAAGATTGATTTAGCCAATTCATATTATAGCGATGTCTTTTTCTTTCTTCAATCGTTGTttcaataaaaaaggaaagaataacaatatatataggtaatatacacagttatatatatatatatatatatatatatatatatatatatatatatatatataaattgatatacagtatatgtgtgtatgtgtgtgtttgtctgcaaatgaatatacatgagtatatacactacacacacacacacacacacacacatatatatatatatatatatatatgtatatatatatctatatacatataaattaaatatatatttatatacgaaaatattacatatacatacatatatagtatatatatatatatatatatatatatatatacatatatatatacatatacacgtacacacacacatatatatatatatatatatatatatatatatatacgtatatatatatgtatatatatatatatatatatatatatatatatatatatatatatatatattcatttaaacacacacacacgcatatatatatatatatatatatatatatatatactgtatatatatatacatatatatatatatatatatatttacatatatatatatatatatatttacatatatatatatatatatatatatatatatatatatatatatatatatgtatatatatatatgtatatatatatatgtgtatatatatatatatatatatatatatatatacattgtgtctTCGTAC
Protein-coding regions in this window:
- the LOC137619523 gene encoding uncharacterized protein DDB_G0284311-like, with protein sequence MRITMVTILLFALVGISSAWFWSNEKAKAPEIAKGHAVHKRDAMETSNSTDTSEEDILEEDSIEDDEEEVEEEEEGEEEEEDYDEDDDDDDDDDDDDDDEVGEEEK